One part of the Pseudomonas sp. MYb118 genome encodes these proteins:
- a CDS encoding methionine ABC transporter ATP-binding protein codes for MTAATQRRPEVPEPQAFEHTELHPQLNHAHVRFIGLGKTYHGQQGPVAALQGIDLAIQRGEVFGIIGRSGAGKSSLIRTINRLEQPSSGRVLIDQVDIGEFDEDRLVALRRRIGMIFQHFNLMSAKTVWQNVELPLKVAGVPREQRERKVAELLELVGLQAKHKAYPAQLSGGQKQRVGIARALVHDPEILLCDEATSALDPETTQSILGLLREINQRLGLTIVLITHEMAVIRDICDRVVVLEHGRIVEQGPVWQVFGNPQHEVSKTLLAPLQHGLPAELQSRLHALPSASHATVVLRLQFTGSASDEPDLAALFAALGGRVRLLQGGVERIQGHALGQLLLAVAGSSLGADALRQRAENWAQQVEVLGYVA; via the coding sequence ATGACGGCCGCGACGCAAAGGCGACCGGAGGTTCCGGAGCCGCAGGCATTCGAACACACCGAGCTGCATCCACAGCTCAACCACGCGCACGTGCGCTTCATCGGCCTGGGCAAGACCTACCACGGCCAGCAGGGCCCGGTGGCCGCCTTGCAGGGCATTGACCTGGCGATCCAGCGCGGCGAAGTGTTCGGCATAATCGGCCGCAGCGGCGCCGGCAAGTCGTCGCTGATCCGCACCATCAATCGCCTCGAACAACCGAGCAGCGGCCGGGTGCTGATCGACCAGGTGGACATCGGCGAGTTCGACGAAGACCGCCTGGTGGCGCTGCGCCGACGCATCGGCATGATCTTCCAGCACTTCAACCTGATGTCGGCCAAGACCGTGTGGCAGAACGTCGAGTTGCCGCTGAAAGTGGCCGGCGTGCCCCGGGAACAGCGCGAGCGCAAGGTTGCCGAACTGCTGGAACTGGTGGGCTTGCAGGCGAAACACAAGGCCTATCCAGCGCAGCTCTCCGGCGGGCAGAAACAGCGCGTCGGTATCGCCCGCGCCCTGGTGCATGACCCCGAGATTCTGTTGTGCGATGAAGCGACCTCGGCACTGGACCCGGAAACCACGCAGTCGATCCTCGGCCTGCTGCGCGAGATCAACCAGCGCCTGGGCCTGACCATCGTGCTAATCACCCACGAGATGGCGGTGATCCGCGACATCTGCGACCGCGTGGTGGTGCTGGAACACGGCCGTATCGTCGAGCAGGGACCGGTGTGGCAAGTGTTCGGCAACCCGCAACACGAGGTCAGCAAGACCCTGCTCGCACCGTTGCAGCACGGCTTGCCGGCCGAGTTGCAAAGCCGCCTGCACGCGCTGCCCAGCGCTTCGCACGCCACCGTGGTGCTGCGCTTGCAGTTCACTGGCAGCGCCAGCGATGAGCCGGACCTCGCGGCGCTGTTCGCCGCCCTCGGCGGCCGGGTGCGCTTACTGCAAGGTGGCGTGGAACGCATTCAGGGGCATGCGCTGGGGCAATTGCTGCTGGCGGTGGCCGGCTCGTCGCTCGGCGCCGATGCCTTGCGCCAACGCGCGGAAAACTGGGCACAACAGGTGGAGGTGCTGGGTTATGTGGCTTGA
- a CDS encoding RHS repeat domain-containing protein, whose protein sequence is MNAHRDTPTLAIVDPRSLAVRSVGYCRLPDEADIESRVTRQIFDGVGRAVASWDPRLFGLSTKANQTTVYELSGQPVLTESVDAGWQLKLMNHASSLHSMWDGRGNQTRFEYDDQQRPLAVIEQMGDASPKIVDRFRYGDGAASRNQCGQLIRHDDPAGSGVIDEYGLLGTTLVESRRFLKALETPDWPLDIEEREQWLEEQSYVTRHVFLPTGDLEHQTDAMGNVRSFVYDVAGSRCESWLLLAGTQPQCLISDIRYNALGQVESETAGNGVRTQFFYGDDDGRLLRSVASVAGKNPLQDLNYTYDPAGNITELEDKAQSVTWFNNQRVEAINRYRYDSLYQLVEASGWEVVTPSHCPALPTLLPTPLDPNQRRNYTQRFDYDKAGNLVTRHHSNSPSLSMFTSAHSNRSLPQHKDGSLPGEADIEAGFDAAGNQLALQRGQVMTWDTRNQLSRVTLVNRNDDPGDDERYAYDRPGHRVRKVCVSHNHRRALHEDVRYLPNLEVRRQADGEEHHVISVEAGRSSVRALHWPQGTQADQLRYSLSDHLGSSTLELDEKAGVLTQEHYYAFGGTACWAGKSALAANYKTNRYSGKERDATGLYYYGHRYYAPWLLRWLSADPLGMVDGPNVYLAFKNNPIKFIDSEGTTVLNYTEVVDGNVYKYKVVVNYEIPKMRPGPQLGFYLRQSKPGNSFTGIINVSEHDEELSGVVDIYPLNLAQPDKYKGTGRTKFVGVLHDKGHPIVHDASFTSHEQAVKIFERDKKNTIGFTFTDIRGLSEADESEISSITAKSTSMNEYKSFKVPDRYPSVGSNVDDFNEINKLREEHSQFKNVAPRFNNLPIEVQRTLLQMLAEFSDTLGPQAAPFRQMFEKELLRSTLQLPHS, encoded by the coding sequence GTGAATGCTCACCGCGACACACCGACATTGGCGATTGTGGATCCGCGTTCGCTGGCGGTCCGCAGCGTCGGGTATTGTCGCCTGCCTGATGAAGCGGATATTGAATCGCGCGTTACTCGACAGATTTTCGATGGGGTGGGGCGGGCAGTCGCGTCCTGGGATCCGAGGCTTTTCGGCCTTTCAACGAAAGCCAATCAAACGACAGTGTATGAACTGAGCGGCCAGCCTGTTCTGACCGAGAGTGTGGATGCCGGTTGGCAACTGAAGCTTATGAATCACGCAAGTTCGCTGCACTCGATGTGGGATGGCCGAGGTAACCAGACGCGATTCGAGTATGACGATCAGCAGCGTCCGCTGGCGGTTATCGAACAGATGGGCGACGCTTCACCGAAGATTGTCGATCGGTTCAGGTACGGTGATGGGGCGGCCTCGCGCAATCAATGCGGTCAGTTGATTCGTCATGATGATCCCGCAGGCTCGGGCGTCATTGACGAATATGGATTGCTGGGTACCACGTTGGTTGAAAGTCGGCGCTTTCTCAAAGCGCTGGAAACACCCGACTGGCCTCTCGACATCGAAGAGCGAGAGCAGTGGCTGGAAGAGCAGTCCTATGTGACACGCCACGTCTTCCTTCCCACAGGGGACCTTGAACATCAGACCGATGCCATGGGCAATGTCCGAAGTTTCGTTTACGACGTGGCGGGCAGCCGGTGTGAAAGCTGGTTGTTGCTGGCAGGTACGCAGCCGCAGTGTCTGATCAGCGATATTCGTTACAACGCCCTGGGTCAGGTCGAAAGCGAAACCGCTGGCAACGGCGTACGTACGCAGTTCTTCTACGGCGATGATGATGGTCGCTTGCTCCGCTCCGTTGCATCGGTCGCTGGCAAAAATCCTTTGCAGGACCTGAACTACACCTACGATCCGGCGGGCAACATCACGGAGTTGGAAGACAAGGCCCAATCGGTAACCTGGTTCAACAACCAGCGCGTCGAAGCGATCAACCGTTACCGTTATGACAGCCTGTATCAGTTGGTCGAAGCTTCAGGTTGGGAAGTCGTTACTCCGAGCCACTGCCCCGCATTACCCACCTTGCTCCCCACTCCGCTGGACCCCAACCAACGCCGTAACTACACCCAGCGTTTCGACTACGACAAGGCTGGAAACCTGGTCACCCGCCATCACAGCAACTCCCCCAGCTTGTCGATGTTTACCTCGGCGCACAGCAACCGCAGCCTGCCCCAACACAAGGATGGCTCGCTGCCCGGAGAAGCTGACATCGAGGCGGGTTTTGACGCCGCTGGCAACCAGCTGGCGCTCCAGCGCGGGCAAGTCATGACCTGGGACACACGCAATCAATTGAGCCGGGTGACCTTGGTCAACCGCAACGATGACCCCGGCGATGATGAGCGATACGCCTACGACCGTCCTGGCCACCGGGTGCGCAAGGTGTGTGTCAGCCACAACCACCGCCGCGCGTTGCACGAAGATGTCCGCTACCTGCCCAACCTGGAAGTTCGCCGCCAGGCCGATGGTGAAGAACACCACGTCATCTCGGTCGAAGCAGGGCGCAGCAGCGTTCGGGCACTGCATTGGCCACAAGGTACGCAGGCCGATCAACTGCGCTACAGCCTCAGCGATCATCTGGGCTCCAGCACCTTGGAACTGGATGAAAAAGCGGGCGTGTTAACGCAAGAACATTACTACGCGTTCGGGGGTACGGCCTGCTGGGCTGGCAAGTCGGCGTTGGCGGCGAACTACAAGACGAATCGTTATTCGGGCAAGGAGCGAGATGCGACGGGGTTGTACTACTACGGGCATCGTTATTACGCGCCGTGGTTATTACGTTGGTTGAGTGCAGATCCACTGGGGATGGTGGATGGGCCTAACGTCTATCTGGCTTTCAAGAATAACCCGATAAAATTTATTGACTCTGAGGGTACGACTGTTTTGAATTATACCGAAGTGGTGGATGGCAATGTTTATAAATATAAGGTTGTGGTGAATTACGAAATTCCAAAAATGCGACCGGGACCGCAGCTTGGTTTCTACCTTCGCCAGTCAAAACCAGGAAATAGTTTCACAGGGATAATAAATGTCTCCGAGCATGATGAGGAGCTCAGTGGTGTTGTTGATATTTACCCATTGAATCTGGCTCAGCCGGACAAGTATAAAGGCACTGGGCGAACGAAATTCGTCGGCGTCTTGCACGATAAAGGACATCCGATAGTACATGACGCCTCTTTCACTTCCCATGAACAGGCCGTTAAGATCTTTGAAAGGGACAAGAAAAATACGATAGGGTTCACTTTTACAGATATACGTGGACTGTCAGAGGCAGATGAAAGTGAGATTTCATCTATTACGGCAAAGTCTACAAGTATGAATGAATATAAATCATTTAAAGTTCCTGATCGTTATCCTTCTGTGGGTAGTAACGTTGATGATTTCAATGAAATTAATAAATTGCGCGAGGAGCATTCGCAATTCAAGAATGTGGCGCCTAGGTTTAATAACCTTCCTATCGAAGTTCAGCGAACTTTGCTGCAGATGCTCGCGGAGTTCAGCGACACGCTAGGGCCGCAAGCGGCGCCCTTTAGGCAGATGTTTGAAAAAGAGCTCTTGAGGTCTACGTTACAACTGCCTCACTCTTGA
- a CDS encoding methionine ABC transporter permease, translating into MWLDRLLQGFIDTFLMVGVSSLIALLAGIPLAVILVTSGKGGIYEAPALNRALGAFVNLFRSIPFLILMVALIPFTRLIVGTTYGVWAAVVPLTIAATPFFARIAEVSLREVDHGLIEAAQAMGCRRWHIVWHVLLPEALPGIVGGFTITLVTMINSSAMAGAIGAGGLGDIAYRYGYQRFDSQIMLTVIVLLVALVAVIQLGGDRLARGLNKR; encoded by the coding sequence ATGTGGCTTGATCGTTTACTGCAAGGTTTCATCGACACCTTCCTGATGGTCGGCGTGTCGTCACTGATCGCGTTGCTGGCGGGCATTCCGCTGGCGGTGATCCTGGTCACCAGTGGCAAGGGCGGCATCTATGAAGCCCCGGCGCTGAACCGCGCGCTGGGCGCATTCGTCAACCTGTTCCGCTCGATTCCGTTCCTGATCCTGATGGTCGCACTGATTCCGTTCACCCGCCTGATCGTCGGCACCACCTACGGCGTATGGGCCGCCGTGGTGCCACTGACCATCGCCGCCACGCCATTCTTTGCGCGGATCGCCGAAGTCAGCCTGCGCGAGGTCGACCACGGCCTGATCGAAGCGGCACAAGCCATGGGCTGCCGACGCTGGCACATCGTCTGGCATGTGCTGCTGCCCGAAGCCCTGCCGGGTATCGTCGGCGGCTTCACCATCACCCTGGTGACCATGATCAACTCCTCGGCCATGGCCGGAGCGATCGGCGCCGGTGGGCTGGGGGACATTGCGTATCGGTATGGGTATCAGCGCTTTGATAGCCAGATCATGTTGACGGTGATTGTGTTGCTGGTGGCGTTGGTGGCGGTGATTCAGTTGGGTGGGGATCGGTTGGCTCGGGGGTTGAACAAGCGGTGA
- a CDS encoding class I SAM-dependent methyltransferase: protein MKQTPADLDQITATTLGHYNSVAEGFREGTRDHDVSQNIEALLRHVQGAAPFDILDFGCGPGRDLQAFTRMGHRAVGLDGSQEFARMAREDSGCEVWQQDFLKLDLPAERFDGIFANAVLFHVPRQELPRVLRQLHGTLKPGGVLFSSNPRGENQEGWNGSRYGSYHDLAAWQGLLTEAGFAELEHYYRPAGLPREQQPWLASVWRKVV, encoded by the coding sequence ATGAAACAGACTCCCGCCGATCTCGACCAGATTACCGCCACCACCCTGGGTCATTACAACTCGGTGGCCGAAGGCTTTCGCGAAGGGACGCGAGATCATGACGTGAGCCAGAACATCGAAGCGCTGTTACGCCACGTTCAGGGCGCGGCGCCCTTCGACATTCTCGATTTCGGCTGCGGCCCTGGGCGTGACCTGCAAGCCTTCACCCGCATGGGCCACCGCGCGGTTGGCCTCGATGGCTCGCAAGAGTTTGCCCGGATGGCGCGCGAAGACAGTGGTTGCGAGGTGTGGCAGCAGGACTTCCTCAAGCTGGACTTGCCTGCCGAACGCTTCGACGGGATTTTTGCCAATGCGGTGCTGTTTCACGTGCCACGCCAGGAACTGCCGCGGGTGCTGCGGCAGTTGCATGGCACATTGAAGCCGGGCGGGGTGTTGTTCAGTTCCAATCCGCGTGGTGAGAATCAGGAGGGCTGGAATGGCTCGCGCTATGGCTCGTACCACGACCTGGCGGCGTGGCAGGGGCTTTTGACCGAGGCGGGGTTTGCGGAGCTGGAGCATTACTACCGGCCGGCGGGATTGCCGCGGGAACAGCAGCCTTGGTTGGCGAGTGTTTGGCGCAAGGTTGTGTGA
- a CDS encoding RHS repeat domain-containing protein, giving the protein MNDHCDTPTLAVVDPRSLAVRSVGYCRLPDEVDVESRVTRQVFDGVGRAVASWDPRLFGTSTKANQTTVYGLSGQPVLTESVDAGWQLNLMNHAGSLHSVWDGRGNQTRFEYDDQQRPLTVIEQMQVVDRFSYGDGTASRNKCGQLIRHDDPAGSGVIDDYGLLGTALVESRRFLKALETPDWPVDLEEREQWLEAHSYVTRHAFLPTGDVEHQTDAVGNVQSFVYDVAGSRRESWLVVTGKQPQCLINDVHYNALSQVEIETAGNGVRTQFFYGDDDGRLLRSVASVGTQVPLQDLNYTYDPVGNITELEDKAQSVTWFNSQRVEPINRYRYDSLYQLIEASGWEVSTPSHGPALPTLLPTPLDPNQRRNYTQRFDYDKSGNLITRHHSNAPSLSMFTSAHSNRSLSQREDGSLPGESDIDAGFDAAGNQLALQRGQVMTWDTRNQLSRVTLLSRNDDPGDDESYAYDRPGHRVRKLHISRTSRRALQEEVRYLPNLEIRRQADGEEHHVISVEAGRSSVRALHWPQGAQADQLRYSLSDHLGSSTLELDEKAGVLTQEYYYAFGGTACWAGKSELVAKYKINRYSGKERDATGLYYYGFRYLATWLQRWISPDPAGQTDGPNRYTMVRNNPVSFVDKAGLAGESFQQILVGLAQMGMTSAIGMASGWALGNAVLGLSYGALIGGLSYAAWSWLEYREAARVSAELAAEEKAIADGREASVLKLADLFVLSSEEAGRLVNFEAGLRAAHPDTRVAVSLLTKDDRIYAYGGPQDNIFRAHDIFLNVNNPARELKRLQVATLVIRNTPKDSSSIAGQRTDESQFGSGNTDEIVRQSGSHHMASADEVQSQAPDTTRVRAELKAVTIDSTVIDHILDNANDPNSAVLRSTLDEMLGRRFGAVKLHRHRGGLWAADLHGFVGSTGRGSKRLMFQKKGSHYKVMGITDPHPG; this is encoded by the coding sequence GTGAATGATCATTGCGACACACCGACTTTGGCCGTTGTGGACCCGCGTTCGCTGGCGGTTCGCAGCGTCGGGTATTGCCGCCTGCCCGATGAGGTGGATGTTGAATCGCGCGTTACTCGGCAGGTTTTCGATGGGGTGGGGCGGGCGGTTGCGTCCTGGGATCCGCGGCTTTTCGGCACTTCAACGAAAGCCAATCAAACGACAGTGTATGGACTGAGCGGCCAGCCTGTTCTGACCGAAAGCGTGGATGCCGGTTGGCAACTGAATCTGATGAATCACGCAGGTTCGCTGCATTCAGTTTGGGATGGCCGAGGTAACCAGACGCGATTCGAGTATGACGATCAGCAGCGCCCTCTGACGGTCATCGAGCAGATGCAAGTTGTGGATCGGTTCAGTTACGGTGATGGGACGGCCTCGCGTAACAAATGCGGCCAGTTGATTCGTCACGATGATCCCGCGGGCTCGGGCGTCATTGACGATTATGGATTGCTCGGTACCGCGTTGGTTGAAAGTCGGCGCTTTCTCAAAGCGCTGGAAACGCCCGATTGGCCTGTGGATCTCGAAGAGCGAGAGCAATGGCTGGAAGCTCACTCTTACGTGACACGCCACGCTTTTCTACCCACGGGAGATGTTGAACACCAGACCGATGCTGTGGGTAACGTCCAAAGCTTCGTTTACGACGTGGCGGGCAGCCGGCGTGAAAGCTGGTTGGTGGTGACAGGGAAGCAGCCGCAGTGCCTGATCAACGACGTTCACTACAACGCGCTGAGTCAGGTCGAAATCGAGACCGCGGGCAACGGCGTACGTACGCAATTCTTCTACGGCGACGATGATGGTCGCTTGCTGCGCTCTGTTGCATCGGTGGGCACACAGGTGCCGTTGCAAGATCTGAACTACACCTACGATCCAGTGGGCAACATCACCGAGTTGGAAGACAAGGCCCAATCGGTAACTTGGTTCAACAGCCAGCGCGTCGAACCGATCAATCGTTACCGTTATGACAGCCTGTACCAACTGATCGAAGCTTCAGGTTGGGAAGTCAGCACCCCAAGCCACGGTCCCGCCTTACCCACCTTGCTCCCCACTCCGCTGGATCCCAACCAACGCCGCAACTACACCCAGCGTTTCGACTACGACAAGTCTGGAAATCTGATCACCCGCCATCACAGCAACGCCCCCAGCTTGTCGATGTTTACCTCGGCGCACAGCAACCGCAGCCTGTCCCAGCGTGAGGATGGCTCGCTGCCCGGTGAGTCCGATATCGACGCGGGTTTTGACGCCGCTGGCAACCAGCTGGCGCTACAGCGCGGGCAAGTCATGACCTGGGACACACGCAATCAATTGAGCCGGGTGACCTTGCTCAGCCGCAACGATGACCCCGGTGATGACGAAAGCTACGCCTACGACCGTCCGGGTCACCGGGTGCGTAAGCTGCACATCAGCCGCACCAGTCGCCGCGCGTTGCAAGAAGAAGTCCGCTACCTGCCCAACCTGGAAATTCGCCGTCAGGCCGACGGTGAAGAACACCACGTGATCTCGGTCGAAGCGGGGCGCAGCAGCGTTCGCGCACTGCATTGGCCCCAAGGCGCACAAGCCGATCAACTGCGCTACAGCCTCAGCGATCATCTGGGTTCCAGCACCTTGGAACTGGATGAAAAAGCGGGTGTGTTAACGCAAGAATATTATTACGCGTTCGGCGGTACGGCCTGTTGGGCGGGAAAGTCGGAATTGGTGGCGAAGTACAAAATCAATCGTTATTCAGGCAAGGAGCGCGATGCGACGGGTCTCTACTACTACGGCTTCCGCTACCTGGCCACGTGGCTACAGCGTTGGATCAGCCCGGATCCGGCAGGCCAGACGGATGGGCCCAATCGTTACACAATGGTGCGGAACAACCCGGTGAGTTTCGTTGATAAGGCCGGCCTTGCAGGTGAGTCTTTTCAGCAGATATTGGTAGGGCTCGCCCAGATGGGTATGACCAGTGCGATCGGCATGGCATCCGGCTGGGCACTTGGAAACGCTGTATTAGGTCTGTCTTATGGGGCTTTGATAGGGGGGTTGTCTTACGCCGCCTGGAGCTGGCTGGAGTATCGGGAGGCCGCGAGAGTGTCTGCGGAACTCGCTGCCGAGGAGAAGGCAATTGCCGATGGACGGGAGGCCAGTGTTCTCAAACTTGCGGATTTATTTGTCCTGTCCTCTGAAGAAGCTGGACGTCTCGTGAATTTTGAAGCAGGGCTGCGTGCGGCTCATCCGGACACCCGCGTGGCTGTTTCACTCTTGACGAAAGATGATCGGATCTACGCGTACGGGGGGCCTCAAGACAACATTTTCAGAGCACACGACATTTTCCTCAACGTTAACAATCCGGCACGAGAGCTGAAGAGACTGCAGGTCGCCACACTGGTTATTCGGAATACTCCGAAGGATTCTTCATCCATTGCTGGGCAGCGGACAGACGAGAGTCAATTCGGATCAGGCAATACTGACGAAATTGTCCGCCAATCAGGCAGCCATCACATGGCTTCTGCGGACGAGGTTCAATCTCAAGCCCCAGATACAACCCGTGTGCGCGCCGAATTAAAAGCAGTGACCATCGACTCGACAGTGATTGATCACATTCTAGATAACGCAAACGACCCTAATAGCGCGGTATTGAGATCTACCCTTGACGAAATGCTCGGTCGTCGTTTTGGCGCGGTCAAGCTCCATCGCCATCGGGGCGGTCTGTGGGCTGCGGATTTGCATGGTTTTGTCGGCAGCACGGGGCGTGGGTCCAAAAGACTCATGTTCCAGAAAAAGGGCTCTCACTACAAAGTCATGGGAATAACGGATCCACATCCCGGATAG
- a CDS encoding RHS repeat-associated core domain-containing protein yields MNAHRDTPTLAIVDPRSLAVRSVGYCRLPDEADIESRVTRQIFDGVGRAVASWDPRLFGLSTKANQTTVYGLGGQPVLTESVDAGWQLKLMNHAGSLHSVWDGRGNQTRFEYDDQQRPLAVIEQMQVVDRFSYGDGTASRNKCGQLIRHDDPAGSGVIDEYGLLGTALVESRRFLKELETPDWPVDLEEREQWLEEQSYVTRHAFLPTGDVEHQTDAMGNVQSFVFDVAGSRRESWLLLAGKQPQCLISDVRYNALGQVESETAGNGVRTQFFYGDDDGRLLRSIASVAGENPLQDLNYTYDPAGNITELEDKAQSVTWFNNQRVEPINRYRYDSLYQLIEASGWEVVTPSHGPALPALLPIPLDPNQRRNYTQRFDYDKAGNLITRHHSNAPSLSMFTSAHSNRSLPQCEDGSLPGESDIDAGFDASGNLLELQRGQIMTWDIRNQLSRVTLVSRNDDPGDDERYAYDRPGHRVRKVSVSHNSRRALHEEVRYLPNLEIRRQADGEEHHVISVEAGRSSVRALHWPQGARADQLRYSLSDHLGSSTLELDEKAGVLTQEHYYAFGGTACWAGKSALVAKYKINRYSGKERDGTGLYYYGHRYYAPWLLRWLSADPLGMVDGPNVYLAFKNNPVKFVDPEGTVLLNFSKILAGTDAIETTKVVVNYEIPEMRPGPQFNFYLAQSMPGNSFTGLINVSKTDDELSGVVDIYPLEPDWRVNERDLLSNWRTKYSGKTHNDGSPIEHARASANYLTSHAQALKIFDRDLKVTAGFTFRDVRGLPLTPEGYRKMPAISGNSATANAEKTFKVPHNFESVGSNIEDFNKAFKMSNAYVSGVAQFGSIPLEVQRYLLTMFAEASKELKQETPSLVELFEAELLRPELQLPLGKTGAAAKTSQF; encoded by the coding sequence GTGAATGCTCACCGCGACACACCGACATTGGCGATTGTGGATCCGCGTTCGCTGGCGGTTCGCAGCGTCGGGTATTGCCGCCTGCCTGATGAGGCTGATATCGAATCGCGCGTTACTCGACAGATTTTCGATGGGGTGGGGCGGGCAGTCGCGTCTTGGGATCCGAGGCTTTTCGGCCTTTCAACGAAAGCCAATCAAACAACGGTGTATGGATTGGGCGGCCAGCCTGTTCTGACCGAAAGCGTGGATGCCGGTTGGCAACTGAAGCTGATGAATCACGCAGGTTCGCTGCATTCAGTTTGGGATGGCCGAGGTAACCAGACGCGATTCGAGTATGACGATCAGCAGCGTCCGCTGGCGGTCATCGAGCAGATGCAAGTTGTGGATCGGTTCAGTTACGGTGATGGGACGGCCTCGCGTAACAAATGCGGCCAGTTGATTCGTCACGATGATCCCGCGGGCTCGGGCGTCATTGATGAATATGGATTGCTGGGTACTGCGTTGGTTGAAAGTCGGCGCTTTCTCAAAGAGCTGGAAACGCCTGACTGGCCTGTCGATCTCGAAGAGCGAGAGCAATGGCTGGAAGAGCAGTCCTATGTGACACGCCACGCTTTTCTACCTACGGGAGATGTTGAGCATCAGACCGATGCGATGGGTAACGTCCAAAGCTTCGTTTTTGACGTGGCGGGCAGTAGGCGTGAAAGTTGGTTGTTGCTGGCAGGGAAGCAGCCGCAGTGCCTGATCAGCGATGTTCGTTACAACGCCCTGGGTCAGGTCGAAAGCGAAACCGCGGGCAACGGCGTACGTACGCAGTTCTTCTACGGCGACGATGATGGTCGCTTGCTGCGCTCAATCGCATCGGTCGCTGGTGAAAACCCTTTGCAGGATCTGAACTACACCTACGATCCGGCGGGCAACATCACCGAGTTGGAAGACAAGGCTCAATCGGTAACCTGGTTCAACAACCAGCGCGTCGAACCGATCAACCGTTACCGTTATGACAGCCTGTACCAACTGATCGAAGCTTCAGGTTGGGAAGTCGTTACTCCGAGCCACGGCCCTGCATTACCCGCCTTACTCCCCATCCCGCTGGACCCTAACCAAAGGCGCAACTACACCCAGCGTTTCGACTACGACAAGGCTGGAAACCTGATCACCCGCCATCACAGCAACGCCCCCAGCTTGTCGATGTTCACCTCGGCTCACAGCAACCGCAGCCTACCCCAATGCGAGGACGGATCGCTGCCCGGCGAGTCCGATATCGACGCGGGTTTTGACGCCTCTGGCAATCTCTTGGAATTGCAGCGCGGGCAAATCATGACATGGGACATACGCAATCAATTGAGCCGGGTGACCTTGGTCAGCCGCAACGATGACCCCGGCGATGATGAGCGATACGCCTACGACCGTCCTGGCCACCGGGTGCGTAAGGTAAGCGTGAGCCACAACAGTCGCCGCGCGTTGCACGAAGAAGTCCGCTACCTGCCCAACCTGGAAATTCGCCGCCAGGCCGACGGTGAAGAACATCACGTGATCTCGGTCGAAGCGGGGCGCAGCAGCGTTCGGGCACTGCATTGGCCACAAGGCGCACGGGCGGATCAACTGCGCTACAGCCTCAGCGATCATCTGGGCTCCAGCACCTTGGAACTGGATGAAAAAGCGGGCGTGTTAACGCAAGAACATTACTACGCGTTCGGCGGTACGGCCTGCTGGGCTGGCAAGTCGGCGTTGGTGGCGAAGTACAAGATCAATCGTTATTCGGGCAAGGAGCGAGATGGGACGGGGTTGTACTACTACGGGCATCGCTATTACGCGCCGTGGTTATTACGTTGGTTGAGTGCGGATCCACTGGGGATGGTGGATGGGCCTAACGTCTATCTGGCTTTCAAAAATAACCCAGTAAAGTTTGTCGATCCTGAAGGCACAGTTTTGCTGAATTTTTCTAAAATTTTGGCTGGGACGGATGCCATTGAAACTACAAAAGTTGTTGTTAATTATGAGATTCCTGAGATGCGGCCTGGCCCGCAGTTCAATTTTTACCTTGCTCAATCCATGCCTGGTAACAGTTTTACCGGACTGATTAATGTTTCCAAAACCGATGATGAACTGAGTGGGGTTGTTGATATTTATCCGCTAGAACCGGACTGGCGAGTAAATGAAAGGGATCTCTTGAGCAATTGGCGCACAAAATACAGCGGTAAAACTCACAATGACGGCAGCCCTATTGAACATGCGCGAGCTTCGGCCAATTATTTGACCTCACATGCGCAAGCATTGAAAATATTTGACCGAGATCTAAAGGTCACGGCAGGGTTTACTTTTAGAGATGTAAGGGGGCTACCGTTGACCCCCGAGGGTTATCGCAAAATGCCCGCTATCTCCGGAAACTCTGCGACTGCCAATGCAGAAAAGACATTTAAAGTCCCGCATAATTTCGAGTCTGTTGGTAGCAATATCGAGGATTTCAATAAGGCATTTAAAATGTCAAACGCTTACGTCTCTGGGGTCGCGCAGTTTGGGTCTATCCCACTGGAGGTTCAACGGTATCTTTTAACTATGTTTGCTGAGGCGAGTAAAGAGTTAAAGCAGGAAACTCCATCACTCGTGGAGCTTTTTGAAGCAGAATTGCTTCGGCCCGAACTACAATTGCCTCTCGGAAAAACAGGCGCAGCGGCAAAAACTTCTCAATTTTGA